Within Vicia villosa cultivar HV-30 ecotype Madison, WI linkage group LG1, Vvil1.0, whole genome shotgun sequence, the genomic segment TGATACTAATATCTGCAATAAATACTTCAGTGACTAGATTACTTAAAGTTTTGACttacagaagaaaaaaaaatgaagctCCTAGCTACCAATGAGCAATATTTCACTACTTAGTTATTAATAGTCATCAAAGACAACAAATTGatatcaaaatatgtatattttagTTTGAGCAATGAAAATACTCACTAGGCCATGCTGCAATTCCAATATGTTGAACAACTGGTTGTGTTGGAATTATTCCATTAAAACTTCACTCTTAGAATAATTAAAAGCTATAAACGATGTTCAATATTTTTGATACCTAAAAGTTTTTTATTCTACTATTATTTGaaagtttttattatatttatgagTTATAGAAATTAGATATGATGCCTATTGAGTAAATAAATGTTACACAAGCAAATGCAGAAAAAGAAACCAACACCTATTAGCATAGTTAAACAAGCAAATGCTCACATAAAGTGGGAATGGACGTTTTTCATTACAAGAATCAGCTTTAAATGTTtcttaattaattattctagATTCACTTTCAAGTTCTATATTAATGTCCAATATATCTCAATCATGTATTATTGTTCCTATGCAACATTAATTTCCTTCACCCTCCTCATTACTCCAACAATCACTTCTGTTGAGATATTTTATAGAACAAAGAGCAGGTTCCTATGAAGAAATCACATCTCATACTTTTCAAAAGTAGAAGAAAGAGACTCATTTGAATATGATAATGAGAACCTCTTGGTTAAAGGGtcaattttatcacatttaagagTCTTGATGTGGTGGTTGATTATGGAGAATTAATGAAAAATAACAACGAAGGTAGTGAAAAAACAGAGTTAAGCAAGAAAGCGCAActgagaagatgaagaagaaggggaacATATGGTTCAGGACTTTCATCGATACTACATTTGTAGCTAAGGAAAAATTGAAATATAATGGCAAAAAAGAATCCTCAAATTTAGCCAAAACCACGGGTCATCATGGGAGCATCCCAACAGACCTCATATATtcatccaaaaccttaaggtgataggtgtatgggttatctcacttataaagtgctcaaCCTCCACTTTTCTAAGTAATGTGGGACTATCAACTCACACATGAACACAAGAGTTTTGGCCCCTCaaatttcttaattatttaattttggtcccttaaatttcaattatttagTTTTAACAACTCAAGTTTGTCCCTTTTTACATTTTGTAGTCCCCTAGTGCCATGTAGATTAAAACTCGCTTACGtgacattaaaaaaattaaatcaacaatATTGGTGTGGAATAAAAGTTGACTGATGTGGAAAAAAATTTGTCAATGCAAAAAATCTCATATTAATtgattacttaaaaaatatttaaaaataaaataaactattattaattttgaaaatattttattaaaaaatcttgtggatttgaattgaaattatattttaacaCTTTAATAGAAATAAGATTTTATTTTAGGAGAGCAGaaacaacataaaaataaaaaacaattttctaACTTTTTAAATTGAGGAggattatattgactccaagagtaagtgataataatttactccacatcttgaccattaattattttcaatctagtggttaaaaataataagtcattaaatgcggaaagagaaaactattccttattattttatcattaataaTAAGGAATAGTAAGTAAGTTTAATAAGAAGTCTTAGTCAAAGAAATATATACCCAGGTTTTTATCATTAATAATAAGTAAGTTTAATAAGAAGTCTTAgtcaaagaaatatatatatatatatatatatatatatatatatatatatatatatatatatatatatatatatatatatatatatatatatatatatgaggagggatcaaattacacccgaagagttacaccacgagttacactcgttcaataactacatctcgaattaatattttttaaattcaaccgttggattgaaacataatatcatatagatcatacctataaagtttgagcttaatctataatgatttactatatcatcaagatatccaaagattaacgtcaaaatgagctttcatataacgttaattttaatgtaattcaatgacatagtaaatcattatagattaagctcaaactttataggtatgatctatatgatattatgtttcaatccaacggttgaatttataaaatattaattctagatgtagttattgaacgagtgtaactcttcgggtgtaatttgatccctcctctctctctctctccccccctctctctctctctctctctatatatatatatatatatatatatatatatatatatatatatatatatatatatattggtcatatatatttatttatttgaccaaattaaaattgtaattttAATAGTTTTGATAAAACTTCATTTTAGTAATTTTAACattatttagttattataaatgattaatataattataaatactaataaattttgattttaaattagAGAAATAAAAACTCAAGAAAAATATGAATAGGGGATCAAATTTGTATCATAATAGTTGACTATATTACAAATTCATAGTTGTTTTTCAAATGAGATTGAGGGGTTGTTTGATATAAATAGCGGTTGAATGATAAGTTAATtaatagtttatagtttatagtttatgtCTGATGTTTGATgacttatagtttataatttataattgatgATTAAAACTGATAGCTAATAAGATAATTGAAGTGCTTCATAAAATTAACGgttcaattaatttataaatataaaataacaaaaaaaatatttaatatataactatttcattttaaatttaaataaattataaaaagtaaaagtaaaattttattaaaataataaaaataaaaaggaaagaaaaaatgataagttatAAAATATTCTCAAAACTAAGTTATAAAAGTAAGGAAATCAGACACTTACCTatcactaatatttatttttcaaagcaAACAATATTCATGAGAGAAACaatgtcatcatcatcatccatttgCCACATGTTAATGtcacttcttctctttgtttttctgcAAAATACCCTTGCAATAAAACAGGCAAGACTTGTGTCAACTTTTCATTATCCATTACAATGTCTAATCCTTACAAAACTCTTTTTAAATTCTATCAGAGTGAGActtgttattttcttaatatCAAATCTGTTGCTCACTATTATATGCTTAGTTAACTTATCTAATTTTCATATTTGAGTTAATCTTATggtataatatttgattttttttttgtcataGTCTTATATTGTATACTTAGGATCACATTCATTCGGTTCAAATCCTTCTTCATTTGATCTTGAATCTGTCACAAACTCTCACTATAATTTTCTTGGATCTTACGTTGGAAGGTATGTAATTATTCGACTCATAAATTCTAGAGCAAATTTAAGTCGGTATTTATGAAATAATTGTGATTAATTTTTTTCTATGCAGTACTGAGAAGGCGAAAGAAGCAATATTTTATTCTTACAATAGATATATCAACGGCTTTGCTGCAatacttgatgaagatgaagcagCCAATGTTGCAAGTATGTAGTTATATGTTAATGGATTTATATAATACAAAATgttgttttatttataattatctaattgatgttatattttattttatttttttaatttcagaaCATCCAAATGTTGTGtcaatgtttttgaataaaagaaaTGAACTACACACAACCCGATCGTGGGAATTTCTTGGATTAGAGAGGGAAGGTGCATATCCTAATGATTCACTTTGGAAAACAACATTAGGAGAAGATATTATTATTGGAAATTTGGACACAGGTaatgaaatataatttaatattaattttttatgatattgttaatttgttgaatattttaattttaatttctttttgttttttttatataggtGTTTGGCCAGAATCGAAGAGTTTTAGTGATGAAGGGTACGGACCAATTCCAAAAAAGTGGAAAGGAATATGTCAAGTTACCAAAGAAAATTCAGATAAATTTTATTGCAATAGGTCTTATTCTTTCGTTAATTCCCCGTACTTCGGATTTACTGCATTTCATCCAACATATATGTTTGTTTTTAAGAAAAATGGTTTGATTTTTCTAAATATCAATATATTTGTAGGAAGCTTATTGGAGCAAGATATTTTAAAAATGGCTATCTTGCTGAAACCAATGGAGCATTAAATGTAACACTTGACAGTGCACGCGACACTCAAGGCCATGGCACACATACCTTATCAACTGCTGGAGGTAACTTTGTTGCTGGAGTTAATGTACTGGGGAATGGAAATGGAACAGCGAGCGGTGGATCACCAAAAGCAAGAGTTGCAGCCTATAAAGTCTGTTGGGATGGATGTTATGATGCTGATATTTTGGCTGGTTTTGAAGCTGCCATAAGTGACGGTGTTGATGTACTCTCTCTGTCCTTAGGTGGAAGTGCTCCATATGAGTATTCTACAAGTGTTTTTTCCATTGGTTCCTTCCATGCAATTGCTAATAACATCTTTGTTGTGGCTTCTGGAGGAAATTCAGGACCTCAACCTTATTCTATAGTCAATGTTGAACCATGGATTCTCACCGTTGCTGCTAGCACAATCGATAGAGACTTCGCAAGTTATGTTATACTTGGGAACAAAAAAACATACAAGGGAGTTAGTCTTTCAGAATCCAACTTACCCCCTAACAAATTATATCCATTGATAAGTGGTGCAGATGCCAAATTTGATAAAGGGCTTAACATCGATACGTAAGAATTCCTTCTTTTGGTTTTTTCCTTCAAGTTAATTAACCTTTTCATATAACTTTCTTATAGTAAATATGATATCATCTAATCAATTTAATCTGTGTAGCTCTCTTTGCCCTGAAGATTCTCTTGATCCAGAAAAGGTTAAAGGAAAAATATTGGTATGTCTTCGAGGTGAGACTGCTAGAGTTGATAAAGGCGTGCAAGCTTCTCGTGTAGGTGCTATTGGAATGATATTGGTTAACGATGAGGCTTCTGCGAATGGAGTTATAGCAGATGCTCATGTTCTTCCCGCTACAAATGTTGGCTTTTCAGATGGCAATGCCATTTATATTTACATGAATTACACAAAGTAATTGTTCTTCTCATCATGCCTTTAATATCAAACTTTTGATTATTCACACAGATAGCATTTTACATTTCATGCATACATTTTATAGGTCTCCTGTAGCTTATATTACTAAAGTTAAAACAGAATTGGGTATAAAGTCAACTCCAACCATAGCTTCATTTTCATCAAGAGGCCCAAATAGCATTGACTATTCAATCCTTAAGGTTTTTTTATTGAAACTTACAACAATTATATCATTCTATTATCGTTTATATTATCTTACAACAAATTCCGAATgtaattgtatatattttatgTTGCACTACAGCCTGACATCACTGCACCAGGCGTCGACATAATTGCAGCGTATAGTCTAGCTGCATCTCCTACGGAACAACCATCTGATAAGCGTAGAATTCCTTTTGTCGCTATGTCAGGAACTTCAATGTCATGTCCACATGTTGCCGGACTTGTTGGACTACTTAAATCTGTTCATCCTGATTGGAGTCCAGCGGCTATCAAGTCAGCAATCATGACTACaggtaattaaattataaaagttCATGGAATTAAGTTTCTTAtactattaaatttttataaaatttacacATTTTGCAGCAACAACAAAATCGAACGACGGAGGACCTATTTTAGATGCATCGCGACGCAAGCTGCCAGCTGATCCCTTAGCATATGGTGCATTTACATATGGTGTAGGGCATGTTCGGCCCAATCTTGCAGTGGATCCTGGACTTATATATGACCTAAATGTTACTGATTATTTGAACTACTTATGTGGTCGTGGATACAATAGTTCTCAACTTAAAGTGTTCTACGGAAAACCTTACACTTGTCCAAAATCTTTCAGTTTAGTAGATTTCAATTATCCATCCATCACACTTGTTAACTTTAAAACTAAGCAGTCTTTGAATGTTACTCGTACGGTTACCAATGTCGGGTCCCCAAGTGAGTACAGAGTGGAGATCCAGGCACCTTCACAATTTGTAGTCACAGTTCAGCCCGAGATATTAAGATTTACACTTAAGGGTGAGAAAAAAGAGTTCAAGGTTACATTGACTATGAAGCCCGGGAGTAAATATCCTCCCTTTTATTATGCCTTTGGGGAGTTGATTTGGACCGATGGAAAACATCGTGTTGTGAGTCCTCTTTCAATCAAATATCCAGAAGAGTGATGTTTTAGTTTATGTTTCATGCATTTTGCTTAAGTTGTGACTCTTTTTCTCCCGATTTCAATAAAGGGACATGTTGTGTTAAGGTTCTTCAAAGGCTCTGAAAGTAATATATCAATGTTCTTTTAATGTTATTTTATGACGAGTGGAATCAAATGAATAAGATAGAATATTGTTATCATAAACTTCTATAGTTGAAAATGGTTAGGGTAATTCGAAATATGTTTGGTAAGTTTATACAAATGTGGTCAATAGGGCAGATCCAGGCATAATATAATGGTGTAGTTACTAAACAATGAAAGAAGTTATaaataaaagggttaaatatgtttttagtccctataaaattatcaaaaactacttttagttcttataaaaaaaagtcgacttttagtccctttaaaattctttttgcactcacttttagtccctgtagaaggactaaaagtgagtgcaaagtaattttatagggactaaaagtcgacttttttttatagggattaaaaaccaaaattgagatatttatagggaccaaatacttatttaaccctaaataaaattatattaaaaataaaaaataaaattatttaacataatatatttataataaaaattatatcaaaTATATTACTGTTATTTGTTTCCCCAAGTTTTGCGAttcaaaaatatcttttttatgTTGTCAAACAGTTTTAACACAATTCTAAAACTGATGTTGTTggattaattattaaattgaattaagattttaattaaaattgaaatcaaTCTCAATTATTCACAAATTCAAATCACGTTTATTTATATCAATAAACACACAATTCACAACTCTTTTTTtgctaataatattttaaattaacatttcatgttaaatatatttttagttagGTTCTAAATTTTCTGCAATTAAATTTAATCACTACACaaattttatgttaaatattttaagtgaactttttaaaatgaaatatccTTTACACGAGCTTAAAATATTATTGgtctaataattaaattatttaaattttattaatttatctataattttaaataagttcaaaattatataattaaattattaaactattataaatttaattatttaattgtttaaatagtaTTAAATTACCTATagtttaaaattttcaaacaatttgaacctctgtcaaaaaaaaaaaaaacacattttgaaCCTCTTCTCAATTCTTTGCACTTAAATATAAGAACTAATTTCTTAAATGAGATGAATTAAGAAGTCAAAATTGTaactaaatttaaataatttaattattaaaataaatttataatttaattatttgaaatttattaatttatctgtGACTTAAATAATTTCAAAGTCATATAAAATTCaattattaaactaaaataagattcacaatttaattatttaaacttataattcatttataatttaaataattttaaaataaaaaatattattaggaGAATATTGATTGTATTCttaaatataactttataataattaaagtatatgtaattttgaagttatttaaaattataaataaattaataaagtttaaataattaaatttttaaactaATAATACTTTAAGGTTTTATCAAtgatatttcattttaaaatattcacttaaaatatataacataaaaaaTTGTGTAATGATATAATTAATTTGCAGGAAATTAAGAGTTAAAACAAATACATTCATACTGCATTAAGTAATTTTATTATAAAGGGTGTGGTTATCCATATGCCTCTATATAAATCCGTCCATGGGTCAATGATTACTTTTGCCTGtgattaggggtgggaataggccaggccgccttacaggggcctacggcctagtctacataggcctaggtcagGCCAAACCTATTTAATAAAGAGACCAGGCTtaagcttttttaaaagcctattttattaaataggccaggcttaggctattataaaagcctatgaagccttataggccggcctatatttttatatatattagaaatatattaaataagttggttcatgtatgtatatatatattaaaaaaaactaaataggctatcatatatatatatatatataacaaatgctaaataggttcacttatatatgacctacaagacttcttaagttatatagattaattgaaaactttaatgagagACAAGCTTTTTAAATAgactttcaggccaggccaggccaaaaaactgAGCATATGATAGGccgtaggccaggcttaggccttttaagtttatcgtaggccaggctcagaccttctaaagcctagcctagcctagcctatttccacccctacctgtgatgaaattaaaattatctcTATGATTTAATAACACAGGttcattaacaaatatttttgttttgaaaaaacaaaattaattttaaaaatacttttaaacaaaaatatataaaagaaaacagGTCTGATAATCttacttttaattattatttcaaaGTTGTGCAatatgaaaaataatgaaaagtgtgtcaatttttcttattttattcctttcacaattttcaaaactaaaaaccaaaatctcttaaatttatttttatttttaaaacttttaataagaatttcaaaaattattttgtaaaactaGACTATCAAATAAGTTTaactattttcaaattttaaaaactatttattcTTTACAAAAGCTGTTCGAACATCCCCtaaaatttatttagttttttaatattcaagacttataaataaaaaatacttttccAAAACATCCcctaaaatttattttagtttttaaaatttcaaaacttataaataaaaaaatactttcCAAAAAACAATGTTGTATAATTAGGTAATCaaatagattttattttttataaaattttaaaaattaaaaaacaatattacaaaattaaataaaataaaccctaaaTAATTCGACCTCCTGAAAATTAATttgtaaaattctaaaaaatagtCATTAAGCTTTATATTCAAAAGAACTTTCTTAATGTCCATATCAATTATATAAGGTATCTTATAGCCATCTAATTAGAGGTGTAAGCGGATcagaaaaatccaattaaattgacaaaccaaaccaaatcgaaataaaattgattattatTGGTTTGATtctaaaaccaaatcaaaccaataAAATCGATGTGCTTTGGCTTGGTTCTtggttttagtttttaggaactGATGAACCAAACAAATGAAATGATGACGCTCTAAATATTTTATCCCAACTATCACTAAGCTTAAAGTTTTTATCGGTCCAACCATTATCCGTTTTTGTTTACACTTCCTTTCTTTCAGCAAAACACGCATCTAGAACCAACTCTAAAACACAGAAAGTAGAAAATATAAGTCACAAAATATGCTTTCACTGAACTGGTGTTCTTGTTGCCCGCAACGATTGTTCCTCTCACTACTGCCATTCTGATTTGTTATGGTCGTCTTCTTCGTGTTCAATTTCTCTtcgttaattttcatttttttaccttttttgtttcttcttcttcaacaaaattccTTCTAGTCTTGTTACAAATAGTTTTAATGCatgtttgaggtgtgaaacatgttaattgatgtgtGTTTTGTTGTGTTCTATTTGTTAAGCTTTGAAATTCCTTTCCAACTTTCTGTGCCAAGTGTTAACTTTAATATTTGATAGTGAACTTATTTTATAATACAATGGAAACCATGTCACTGTTTCGTATGGATTAAGAGCAACTTGTAACTTGTTCGAAAAAATAGagcataaaataaatgacataaaatgtattattttaaaaaataatagcataaaatacactAAAAATACGACAATGGAGAATATACTGatgaaaataatgtttttaaaaataaacattgtAACCGATCAACCGAATCAAACCAGACATGAAAATATCATTGGTTTGgacttttttttttaccaaaaatcgGTCCAAACCAATCCGATTACACCCTTACAACTAATCAATACACATGCTATCTAGTTTTTACTCATGAGCAATCAAAGCAAACCACATCAATCCAAATAAAAAACGAATATCTCATTACACCCCTTGATTTTCTTAGGCACCAGACAAAATTTTAATTTGCCTCTtatttccgtagatgcacattcggaaacaccttttttttgtcaaaaatttaatttttccggaggtgcatctacggaagtattttAAACTAGTGTATGTTGGGAGAAATTTCAGATTAATTCAGTTCATTGATTtttttccgtaggtgcatctacaaaATGGCTTAGCACCAGAATGTTCCGTAGATGCTCCTACGAAAGTATCTGGTATATTTTAAACCAGCATAATCATTCCCGATTGGTacatttcttcttcaacactcactCTCACCACTCTAAAAAATcctacatcatcaatatcatttttccCTATAAAACTTCAACTTTTTGgtgcataaaataaaagggagcaaaaaaagataaaatttcaggtaaacattcaTCTTTATTTGTTGCGTTGCTCACATTATCTATcaaatttctataaataaatgTAACGTTTCTTCCAAAGGTACATCTATggaacgtgttgaagatgaacatgtTTCACAGGTACATTTACGGAACGTGTCTGTGATGTTTTTTCTAGCATTCTTGTAATTATGTGTTATTTGTGCTATTGTTTATAAATAGGTAAGGTGCACGCCGACAATATTTCAAGATAATTAGTTCCTTCTGTAATTGTTTCTCCGAATGTTGAAGAGGTAGTCGTAAAGGCGGTAGATGTCGGcggtgactttaataacaagcaagagtttgatgatcgtgaaagcatACCTACATGGATTCGTATGAATGCAACTAACCTTGGTTTTGGTGCCGTAATAGGAAGATCAGATAATGGTACGGCAAGAAGAAACACTTTTGTAACAatgttgtgcgaaagaagcgggaaataccatccTCCTCTAAGGAAGTTTAGAAGAGACGACACGGGTACTAGAAAATGTGAGTGTCCGTTTAAAATCCGTGGTTACATGTTGACTAGAAAGAAGTGGAgatttagtgttatttgtggtttgTATAACCATGACTTGTGCGGAAAATTACAAGGTCATCCTATTGTACATCGGCTCAATCCGAaagagaagacatgtattaaTAACATGTCCTTGAATCTTATCCAACCAAAAAATATACTTGGCACATTGAAACGGAAGGAACCCGACATTGTATCAAATATAAGGAAAATGTATAACATCTAGTACCATAATAATAAGGCGATTATGGGAGATAGAAGTGAGATGTAACAACTGTTGAAAatgttggatgataacaaatacaTGTCGCGGTACAGAACCTGCGACGATGGGGTTATGGTCCGAGATATTTTTTGACTCATCCAgattcgataaagttgttcaacactcTTCAGAGAGTGCTCCTTCTCGATTCTACctataagaccaacaagtatagactTCCATTATTTGAGATGATCGGTGTTGCATCCAGCGAGAAGACATACGCTGTTGTTTTTTcctttttggagtgtgaaaaagaggatAATATTAGATGGGCATTAGAGGTGTGTCGGTCACTTTTGAAGGAACATGTTGAGATGCCCAAGGCAATTGTTACAGACCACAATACCGCTTTGATGAATGTGGTGGAaaaggtatttccttcttctagtgcattactttgtcgatatcacataacatgtaatgtgagaagtaaggttaaacctACGGTCGGGAAGAAACAAGTAGAGACCGAAGGTGGAAAATCGGTGAAGCTCGGTGTGATTGTTgaacaaataatggatgcatgggcTTGTATTGtaaattttttgataaaataattatACGCCGTTTACGTCGTTCAATTtcggaaagtgtgtgaaaagtatcctgatttattgaaatatgttgaaagcaccattcttgataAGGTGAAGGAGAAGTTTATGTGTGCATGGAAAGATGATGTCTGACACCTTGGGAATACAACCCCAAACAGAGTTGAGTCGGCACATGCTAGTCTTCTAATTGGTTGGCTAATAGCAAGGGTGACTTGTGTCGAGATTGGGTCACCGTAAATCTGATGAttaaaaatcaacacaatgagaTACAAACCACATTTGGTCGAAGAATTACGGTATTGGAACTTCGATTTAGAGTCAACATTCTTTATTCTCAATTGATCGGCAATATGTATTGGGCTGGGTTGAACTATATTTTTCACGAGGTGAAACTGTCGATTCCGATAGCACAAAGTGTGGTTGCACTATTACTAGGACGTATGGTCTCCCGTGTGCttgttttatttctaaaaagGTGAGACTAGGTGAGCCAATAACAATGGACGAAGCTATCCCTCATTGGAAAAGACTtagtttgatgatgatggttgcatcAAAGGAGAAAAATTGAATCTCTCTATTACTTCTAAATTGGAAGCAATACAAGAGAGGTTTTCGAAGGCCGATGACCACATGAAACTTCACATTAAAGAGTATGGAATATATTGTGTAAATAAGTATATGATTGGTTGGATAAATTTGAGATTCAGATGAAGTTTGATCGAGATTTTATTGTTTGGACCTTTGTGAagtgatcactcccttaggtttaagCAAGtatgtttttgtttcgattagccttaggaattatcccttgtCTGTTCACCGTACCACGCTACAACCTTGAAAAGACCTTGTGATTCTTGCGTTTTTATTTTCAATACGATTTTTGGATGACTGCATAATTTAATCTATTGTTTGCAGAGTTGTTTGTGAGTGAAAATACCCCACTTATGTGTTTTTCATCCACTgatgattgtgtgctaggtgtgattcatttgtgAACTAGTAttattttagaatgttttgtatattCTTTGTATTTAGCATTTGTGTCATAATTATGTTGTTGtcgtagtttagtggtaagtatatttctttgtgtgtaccgttttgcatttgagccatacatttgtccattttttcaaaacttgttgattcgtaatttttggatttttttgtttgtttccttgagttatttgattcttgtttagggacaaacaagtttaagttagggagagtttgataagtgccaaattttAGTTACTTAT encodes:
- the LOC131629965 gene encoding subtilisin-like protease SBT5.3 — encoded protein: MRETMSSSSSICHMLMSLLLFVFLQNTLAIKQSYIVYLGSHSFGSNPSSFDLESVTNSHYNFLGSYVGSTEKAKEAIFYSYNRYINGFAAILDEDEAANVAKHPNVVSMFLNKRNELHTTRSWEFLGLEREGAYPNDSLWKTTLGEDIIIGNLDTGVWPESKSFSDEGYGPIPKKWKGICQVTKENSDKFYCNRKLIGARYFKNGYLAETNGALNVTLDSARDTQGHGTHTLSTAGGNFVAGVNVLGNGNGTASGGSPKARVAAYKVCWDGCYDADILAGFEAAISDGVDVLSLSLGGSAPYEYSTSVFSIGSFHAIANNIFVVASGGNSGPQPYSIVNVEPWILTVAASTIDRDFASYVILGNKKTYKGVSLSESNLPPNKLYPLISGADAKFDKGLNIDTSLCPEDSLDPEKVKGKILVCLRGETARVDKGVQASRVGAIGMILVNDEASANGVIADAHVLPATNVGFSDGNAIYIYMNYTKSPVAYITKVKTELGIKSTPTIASFSSRGPNSIDYSILKPDITAPGVDIIAAYSLAASPTEQPSDKRRIPFVAMSGTSMSCPHVAGLVGLLKSVHPDWSPAAIKSAIMTTATTKSNDGGPILDASRRKLPADPLAYGAFTYGVGHVRPNLAVDPGLIYDLNVTDYLNYLCGRGYNSSQLKVFYGKPYTCPKSFSLVDFNYPSITLVNFKTKQSLNVTRTVTNVGSPSEYRVEIQAPSQFVVTVQPEILRFTLKGEKKEFKVTLTMKPGSKYPPFYYAFGELIWTDGKHRVVSPLSIKYPEE